A stretch of DNA from Aciduliprofundum sp. MAR08-339:
AACCCCCTCGTAGGTACCAATAAACTGTATGTGCACATCGTAATTCGTTATGTGCTTTCCAAAGTACTTTTTGATTATAGCAGATACATTCTCCACAGCCTCCTTGGCTATCTCTCCCAGTTTGCCGGTGGCGATCATCCTTCCCTGATCCCTGGATTGGGCCGGTGTAACCTCAGCCATTATGGGCAAAACAATACCCGAGTATTCAGCCATACCGCTTCCGGCAGAGTACACAGCAAGACCATTCACTATGCCAACCGCCTCACCCCTATTTAGGAATGTCTTGTAATCCTTTTTAACCTCGATCAATCTATCTGCCACCTGCTGCTCCAGAGGCTTGGCAAGTTTCTTTGCACGAAGAACATGCTCCACATCCACATACTTTGCCCTGTTCTCTCTTGCAATATCACCTGCCACACGCACGAGACCTCCAAGTTCTCTCAAGCGCAATGTGAGTTTTCCCTTTCTTCCGGCTCTTTTCTGCGCCTCTTTTATCACCTCGGCCACAGCACCCTTGGTAAAGTGAGGAATCTTACCGTCCTTGGCAACCTCCTGGGCCACAAACCTGATCAATTTCTTCCTGTTTTCCTCGGTATCATCCATAACAGATTTCATGTATACCTCGTAGCCATAGCCCCGGATTCTTGATCGTAGGGCCGGATGCATGCCCTGAAGAGCGTCCAGATTACCTGCAGCCACAAGTATGAAATCACAGGGCACAGGCTCTGTGTGCACCATTGCTCCGGCAGAATGCTCACTCTGACCAGATATGGGAAACTTCTTTTCCTGCATAGCGGTCAGAAGGCTCTGCTGTGACTCTATGCGCAACATATTTATCTCATCTATGAAGAGCACACCCTTATGGGCCTTGTGGATGGCCCCTGCTTCAACGCGAAGGTGAGGAGGTGTCTCAAGACCACCGCTCTGAAATGGATCGTGCCTAACATCCCCAAGAAGAGCACCTGCATGGCTTCCTGTGGCATCCACAAATGGAGGCTTATCTTTTGGGGAATGTGATACTAGCAATTTGGGCACAAGTGCCTTCTCCTCCTTCTGAATGCCCGTGCCCATAAACATGTAGAGAAATATGGCTATGAATATGGACCAGAACAGGAAAGAATAATTTCCCGTGACTATAACTGCAATACCACCAATCATGAGAAGAAGGAAAAGAACAGACATCATGGTGTTCTTCTTCTCATTTTTTCTTTTTTTTGCCTCCTGCTGATACTGCTTCACTATGTACTTTCCCTGCCCTGCCGGAACGGTTTTTATTATGGGCCTATTTGGATCTTCCTCGTTGGGAAAAACGAGGATGTCCTCAAGTTCCTCTCTCGGAAGAAAATCAACCATACTCTGAGCAAGCATGCTCTTTCCCGTTCCAGGATCCCCTATGAGAATAACATGCCTCTTCTGTTTGGCAGCCTTTTTTATAACTTCAACTGCTTCATCCTGCCCAATGACCTGGTCCACAAGTTTGGGAGGAATCTTAATATCTGCAGTGGTCTCGAAATTCTGCTTTTTGATCCATTCATCAACGCTTTCCACAGAGATGAGAATATAATTTCATAGATAAAACTTTTGAAAATTTTGAAAAACTTCTTATGCTATTTTTCCTAATATCCCCTATGCTTTCCCTGGCAGCCGTTGTGCCACATGGCGATGAGATCCTCGTTCCAGATGAAGGTGCGGAAAAATTGCACAAAGCGATGCTCTTACTCCGAGATGAGATAGTAAAGAGAGAAATCGAAGAGTACGTGTTTATAAGCCCGCACAATTTGAGGATAGATACACACATTTCAATCCTTCTAACCGAATACCTTGAGGGTTCATGGAGATACAGAAATATAAGGTTCAGAAGAAAAATAAAGAGCGACAGGAGCCTTGCCTTTGAGATATACAACAGAGCAAGAGAGCTACGCCTGCCCATTGTGGGTGTGAAC
This window harbors:
- the lonB gene encoding ATP-dependent protease LonB is translated as MESVDEWIKKQNFETTADIKIPPKLVDQVIGQDEAVEVIKKAAKQKRHVILIGDPGTGKSMLAQSMVDFLPREELEDILVFPNEEDPNRPIIKTVPAGQGKYIVKQYQQEAKKRKNEKKNTMMSVLFLLLMIGGIAVIVTGNYSFLFWSIFIAIFLYMFMGTGIQKEEKALVPKLLVSHSPKDKPPFVDATGSHAGALLGDVRHDPFQSGGLETPPHLRVEAGAIHKAHKGVLFIDEINMLRIESQQSLLTAMQEKKFPISGQSEHSAGAMVHTEPVPCDFILVAAGNLDALQGMHPALRSRIRGYGYEVYMKSVMDDTEENRKKLIRFVAQEVAKDGKIPHFTKGAVAEVIKEAQKRAGRKGKLTLRLRELGGLVRVAGDIARENRAKYVDVEHVLRAKKLAKPLEQQVADRLIEVKKDYKTFLNRGEAVGIVNGLAVYSAGSGMAEYSGIVLPIMAEVTPAQSRDQGRMIATGKLGEIAKEAVENVSAIIKKYFGKHITNYDVHIQFIGTYEGVEGDSASISVATAVLSALERIPVDQSVAMTGSLSIRGHVLPVGGVTAKVEAAIDAGFEKVIIPYANLQDVILDEEHEGKIEIVPAKTIEDVIEHALVDCGKKRELLQKMRESAPVYE